From one Methanolobus chelungpuianus genomic stretch:
- the ileS gene encoding isoleucine--tRNA ligase: protein MLEEITSQYSPEKLERKIQDFWEKSDAYSKVREHRRGGKRFFFVDGPPYTTGHIHLGTAWNKIIKDSILRYRSMNGCDILDRAGWDMHGLPIEVKVEGVLGFTSKKDIEKYGVGNFIEKCKEFALSQKDDMTGQFRMLGAWLDWKDPYMTLRDEYIEAAWWTLKRAQEKNLLEQGKRVVNWCPRCETAIADSEVEYSDRDDPSIFVKFRLKGEENAYVVIWTTTPWTIPSNIAVAVHPSFEYSRVKAKTSDGREEILIIASQLVEPVLKKGRYAGYEILGTMLGEDLTALSYEHPLADKVPRQAAMGHGIYLADFVTAENTGCVHIAPGHGMDDFEVGLRNSLPIFCPVGSDGRYTEAAGDYTGMHIRDANVTVIEDLRQRGLLLAQGKITHRYGHCWRCKTPIIYLATEQWFIKISDLKEQMLSEIQQVNWYPSWAGSARFKDWIEGARDWCVSRQRYWGIPIPVWKCRTCDSMHVVGTKNELMEMSGLSGDIELHRPYVDAVTIDCPCGGKMKRVEDVFDVWFDSAVASWATLRFPQKAEDFEKWWPADFITEGHDQTRGWFYSQLGASMVAFGKAPYKSVLMHGFTLDGEGKKMSKSLGNVIEPKDVISKYGADTLRSFVLSASAPWDDLKFNSEELGTINRTLNILWNVYRFPLPYMVLDNFDPSKVSLESVREHMREEDRWILSRAQSLINDVNKSMDQYTLHRALRSINEFVLEDLSRWYVQLIRPRTWVEADDPDKLAVYRVLYEVFVITTKVIAPFMPHLAEEMYQNLVRNVYPDAPESVHMNDWPVADESLVDKELETHMDMIRSMVEASSNARQKAGRKLRWPVSRIVVAPSNEQVAQAVANLKSVLMDQTNSKDIVLTGVGEPWDELGYEAIPNPSTIGPVFKGDAGKVLAAIKKADVMSLKKSLALNGQAEVDIPGGKATVTPEMVKFEEKMPEAVASAEFNAGSVYVDAKLTRELESEGFAREVIRRVQDMRKELDLAVDEGIRAHIKITDQRILDLVLDLEQHIAKEIRAEVQVIGLDVDANGTLSKDWDVEGVSMSIGISPA from the coding sequence ATGTTAGAGGAGATTACCAGTCAGTACAGCCCGGAGAAACTGGAGAGGAAGATCCAGGACTTCTGGGAAAAATCGGATGCGTACTCTAAGGTACGCGAGCACAGAAGAGGCGGGAAGAGGTTCTTTTTCGTGGACGGACCGCCATATACCACAGGGCACATACACTTGGGCACTGCATGGAACAAGATCATCAAGGACTCCATCCTGCGCTACCGCTCCATGAACGGCTGCGACATACTTGACCGTGCGGGCTGGGATATGCATGGCCTACCCATCGAGGTCAAGGTGGAGGGCGTGCTCGGCTTCACATCCAAGAAGGATATCGAGAAATACGGCGTCGGCAACTTCATCGAGAAGTGCAAGGAATTCGCGCTCAGCCAGAAGGACGACATGACCGGACAGTTCCGCATGCTTGGCGCATGGCTGGACTGGAAGGACCCCTACATGACCCTGCGTGACGAGTACATCGAAGCCGCATGGTGGACCCTCAAGCGCGCCCAGGAGAAGAACCTGCTGGAGCAGGGCAAGCGCGTCGTCAACTGGTGCCCCAGGTGTGAGACCGCCATCGCCGACTCCGAGGTGGAGTACAGCGACAGGGACGATCCTTCTATATTCGTCAAGTTCAGGCTCAAGGGCGAGGAGAACGCCTATGTGGTGATATGGACCACCACCCCGTGGACCATCCCTTCCAACATTGCAGTGGCAGTGCATCCATCTTTTGAATATTCAAGGGTAAAGGCAAAGACCTCTGACGGCAGGGAAGAGATACTGATCATAGCTTCACAGCTGGTAGAGCCGGTCCTTAAGAAGGGACGCTATGCCGGTTATGAGATACTCGGCACGATGCTTGGCGAGGACCTCACTGCACTGTCCTACGAGCACCCCCTGGCAGACAAGGTGCCAAGGCAGGCGGCTATGGGTCATGGCATCTACCTTGCCGATTTCGTGACAGCCGAGAACACAGGATGCGTGCACATCGCGCCGGGGCACGGTATGGACGATTTCGAGGTGGGCCTGAGGAACAGCCTGCCCATATTCTGTCCCGTCGGCTCTGACGGCAGGTACACAGAAGCAGCCGGCGACTACACAGGCATGCACATCCGTGATGCCAACGTTACCGTCATCGAGGATCTCAGACAGCGCGGCCTGCTCCTTGCCCAAGGTAAGATCACCCACAGGTACGGGCACTGCTGGCGCTGCAAGACCCCGATCATCTACCTTGCCACTGAGCAGTGGTTCATCAAGATATCCGACCTGAAGGAGCAGATGCTCTCCGAGATACAGCAGGTCAACTGGTATCCTTCCTGGGCGGGTTCTGCAAGGTTTAAGGACTGGATCGAAGGTGCCCGCGACTGGTGTGTTTCCAGGCAGAGGTACTGGGGCATCCCCATACCTGTATGGAAGTGCCGGACATGTGACAGCATGCACGTTGTCGGTACCAAGAATGAGCTCATGGAGATGTCAGGCCTCTCCGGCGATATCGAGCTGCACAGGCCATACGTTGATGCAGTCACTATTGACTGCCCCTGCGGCGGTAAGATGAAGCGCGTGGAAGACGTGTTCGATGTCTGGTTCGATTCGGCGGTGGCCTCCTGGGCAACGCTCAGGTTCCCGCAGAAGGCGGAGGACTTTGAAAAATGGTGGCCAGCAGACTTCATCACCGAAGGGCATGACCAGACCCGCGGCTGGTTCTACTCACAGCTTGGCGCAAGCATGGTGGCTTTCGGCAAGGCTCCCTATAAGAGTGTGCTCATGCACGGTTTCACCCTCGACGGGGAGGGCAAGAAGATGTCAAAGAGCCTTGGCAATGTCATAGAGCCCAAGGACGTCATCTCAAAATACGGTGCCGATACCCTAAGGTCCTTCGTGCTCTCGGCCAGTGCGCCATGGGACGACCTCAAGTTCAACAGTGAGGAACTGGGAACCATCAACAGGACGCTGAACATTCTCTGGAACGTCTATCGCTTCCCCTTACCCTACATGGTGCTGGACAACTTCGACCCATCAAAGGTGTCCCTGGAATCTGTCAGGGAGCACATGAGGGAGGAAGACCGGTGGATACTCTCCAGGGCACAGTCGCTCATCAACGATGTCAACAAGTCCATGGACCAGTACACCCTGCACAGGGCATTACGTTCCATCAATGAGTTCGTCCTGGAAGATCTTTCCAGATGGTATGTCCAGCTCATCAGGCCAAGGACATGGGTCGAGGCCGATGACCCGGACAAGCTGGCTGTCTACAGGGTGCTGTACGAGGTATTCGTTATAACCACCAAGGTCATCGCGCCGTTCATGCCGCATCTTGCGGAGGAAATGTACCAGAACCTTGTCAGGAACGTTTACCCGGATGCACCCGAATCCGTGCACATGAACGACTGGCCGGTTGCCGACGAATCCCTTGTGGATAAAGAGCTTGAGACCCACATGGATATGATAAGGTCCATGGTGGAGGCATCCTCCAATGCCCGTCAGAAGGCAGGCAGGAAGCTCAGGTGGCCCGTGTCGAGGATAGTGGTCGCCCCGTCCAACGAACAGGTAGCACAGGCCGTAGCAAACCTAAAATCCGTGCTCATGGACCAGACCAACTCAAAGGACATCGTGCTTACCGGCGTAGGGGAGCCCTGGGATGAGCTTGGCTATGAGGCTATCCCGAACCCCAGCACCATCGGCCCCGTGTTCAAGGGCGATGCTGGCAAGGTGCTGGCTGCAATAAAGAAAGCCGATGTGATGTCCCTTAAGAAGTCCCTGGCTTTGAACGGGCAGGCAGAAGTGGATATTCCCGGAGGCAAGGCAACTGTCACGCCGGAAATGGTCAAGTTCGAGGAGAAGATGCCGGAGGCTGTGGCAAGCGCGGAGTTCAATGCAGGCAGCGTATATGTTGACGCGAAACTGACCCGCGAACTGGAGTCCGAAGGTTTTGCAAGGGAGGTTATCCGCAGGGTTCAGGACATGCGCAAGGAGCTTGACCTGGCGGTTGATGAGGGCATCAGGGCCCACATAAAGATCACCGACCAGAGGATCCTTGACCTCGTGCTTGACCTGGAGCAGCACATTGCAAAGGAGATCAGGGCGGAAGTGCAGGTAATAGGCCTTGACGTGGATGCAAACGGGACTCTCAGCAAGGACTGGGATGTGGAGGGCGTATCCATGAGCATAGGCATATCGCCGGCCTGA
- a CDS encoding 6-hydroxymethylpterin diphosphokinase MptE-like protein: MDFNKWEPVYSDILEDMGFSREEDERAALLLSRMLDPAKTADVSVLHELIEGRDVLVCGNAPGLRDGLLSVDVKRYVVIAADGAAAVVLDSGTVPDIIVTDLDGNVEREIDASRKGSVMVVHAHGDNTDKLERYVPFLNKVIGSTQSVPLCNVYNFGGFSDGDRCVFLAREFGAAGITLVGFDFDDENVTPIKKKKLRWARRLIGELLSE; this comes from the coding sequence ATGGATTTCAACAAATGGGAGCCTGTGTATTCAGATATACTGGAGGACATGGGCTTCAGCAGGGAAGAGGATGAGCGTGCTGCTCTCCTTCTCTCCCGCATGCTCGATCCTGCAAAGACTGCAGATGTATCTGTCCTGCATGAGCTCATTGAGGGCAGGGACGTGCTTGTATGCGGCAATGCTCCCGGTCTCAGGGATGGGCTCCTGTCCGTTGACGTTAAGAGATACGTGGTCATAGCTGCTGATGGAGCCGCAGCTGTTGTGCTTGATTCAGGGACTGTGCCTGATATAATAGTTACTGACCTTGACGGTAATGTCGAAAGGGAGATAGACGCCAGCCGCAAAGGTTCTGTCATGGTAGTGCATGCCCATGGGGATAACACCGATAAACTGGAAAGATATGTCCCTTTTCTGAATAAGGTGATAGGAAGTACCCAATCGGTCCCTCTTTGTAATGTTTACAATTTCGGCGGCTTCAGCGATGGTGACAGATGCGTTTTCCTTGCAAGGGAATTTGGTGCGGCCGGTATCACTCTAGTGGGTTTTGACTTTGATGATGAGAACGTGACCCCTATCAAGAAGAAGAAACTGCGCTGGGCCAGGAGACTGATAGGTGAACTGCTCAGTGAGTAA
- a CDS encoding DUF373 family protein — METLILCIDRDDDLGVKANVRGPVIGREANVEAAVRLATADPEDSDANTIFGGIKVLDDLAAKGVDAELVTLAGDKNIGIISDQKIANQLDALLKNIRFESAIFISDGAEDETLLPIVQSRIKINSVKRIVVMQSANLESTYYIIKHAFNDPKISQTFFVPLGLASLIYAFFLMIDYPQGAIIGILAAVGLYMLYRGFGDPISVYGERIKDSFHSGRMTFLTYLAAFLILVLATVLGLARVWELYTREGIWYYGVVPLATVFINTTVWLYVSAFLIADVGKIIDCYRSRVSTFRYIIPAFFVISMGLLFWGASTYLMSISTVIGGSSIDPAVGVQYFVYSIVAAIVIALVGIKVSTSVRMEENQTLKGSNNADT; from the coding sequence ATGGAAACATTGATCCTCTGTATAGACAGGGATGATGACCTCGGCGTAAAGGCCAATGTAAGGGGACCTGTCATTGGAAGGGAGGCTAACGTTGAAGCCGCTGTAAGGCTTGCCACAGCGGATCCCGAGGACTCGGATGCCAACACCATCTTCGGTGGTATCAAGGTACTGGATGACCTGGCTGCAAAGGGTGTTGATGCGGAACTGGTCACCCTTGCGGGAGACAAGAACATAGGCATCATCTCGGACCAGAAGATAGCGAACCAGCTTGATGCCCTTCTTAAGAATATCCGGTTCGAATCCGCTATATTCATTTCTGACGGGGCCGAGGACGAGACCCTGCTCCCCATCGTGCAGTCCAGGATAAAGATAAACTCTGTCAAGCGTATTGTAGTCATGCAGAGTGCCAACCTTGAAAGCACCTATTACATCATAAAGCACGCTTTTAATGACCCCAAGATATCCCAGACCTTCTTCGTGCCACTGGGACTGGCTTCACTTATCTATGCATTTTTCCTTATGATCGATTATCCACAGGGCGCGATCATAGGCATACTTGCCGCAGTGGGCCTCTACATGCTCTACAGGGGATTCGGTGATCCCATATCTGTTTATGGAGAGCGTATCAAGGATTCCTTCCACTCCGGGAGGATGACTTTCCTTACATATCTCGCCGCGTTCCTGATACTGGTACTTGCAACTGTGCTGGGCCTTGCCAGGGTATGGGAGCTTTACACGCGCGAAGGTATCTGGTACTATGGGGTTGTGCCGCTGGCCACAGTGTTCATAAACACCACTGTATGGCTCTACGTAAGCGCATTCCTGATAGCGGATGTAGGGAAGATCATCGACTGCTACAGGAGCCGCGTGTCCACTTTCAGGTACATCATACCCGCCTTCTTCGTGATATCCATGGGCCTGCTCTTCTGGGGAGCAAGCACATACCTCATGTCCATAAGTACCGTCATTGGCGGCAGTAGTATCGACCCTGCAGTGGGAGTACAGTATTTCGTCTATTCCATAGTGGCAGCTATTGTCATTGCCCTTGTCGGGATAAAGGTCTCCACCAGCGTGAGGATGGAAGAGAATCAGACCTTAAAGGGTAGCAACAATGCGGATACGTAG
- a CDS encoding MTAP family purine nucleoside phosphorylase has translation MRIRRAEEVQGSCFDIALIGGVNFSLPGVTGSIVVETPFGVVRAYPFDVHGRRGVMIPRHADGQKHLPPHMINYRAIIWAVTELGIERVISVNSVGTMRGHPIGSFVLPDDILDMTRSRKSTFHDDMTVHVDMTDPYCPQLRNGLMNALVGRELGFSDGGVYVCTEGPRFESRAEIRMMSTFGDVVGMTGMPELVLARELNLCYASICTVTNNACGLGDGKITASEVVRTLREKQENLLEVLLSVVRSLPEKRECNCMHATDIDACL, from the coding sequence ATGCGGATACGTAGGGCAGAAGAGGTCCAGGGTTCCTGCTTTGATATCGCATTAATCGGCGGTGTGAACTTTTCCCTGCCTGGAGTTACCGGAAGCATCGTTGTGGAAACGCCTTTTGGTGTGGTCCGGGCCTATCCGTTCGATGTCCATGGCAGGAGAGGTGTTATGATACCCAGGCACGCTGACGGGCAGAAGCACCTGCCACCGCACATGATCAACTACCGGGCTATTATATGGGCAGTTACGGAACTTGGAATTGAGAGAGTCATATCCGTGAACTCTGTAGGCACAATGCGTGGCCATCCGATTGGCAGTTTTGTACTGCCGGACGATATTCTGGATATGACAAGAAGCCGGAAATCCACTTTTCATGATGATATGACAGTGCATGTTGACATGACAGATCCTTACTGCCCCCAGCTCAGGAATGGTCTAATGAATGCGCTGGTCGGAAGGGAACTTGGGTTCTCAGATGGCGGCGTATATGTCTGCACCGAAGGCCCGAGGTTTGAGAGCAGGGCAGAGATACGTATGATGAGCACGTTCGGGGATGTCGTTGGCATGACGGGCATGCCTGAGCTCGTACTGGCCAGGGAGCTCAATCTTTGCTATGCTTCCATCTGCACAGTGACCAATAATGCATGCGGCCTGGGTGATGGGAAGATCACGGCTTCAGAGGTCGTCAGGACGCTCCGGGAAAAACAGGAGAACCTGCTTGAAGTGCTGCTCAGTGTCGTACGGAGTCTTCCTGAGAAGCGTGAGTGCAACTGCATGCATGCCACGGACATCGATGCATGTCTCTAA
- a CDS encoding RAD55 family ATPase — translation MLTSKSYAANSVMQEGPAGEQEDVLLYDSLKKQASSVTYLDEPVLLSTGISVLDRNLGGGLPAGSVSYFSADPRSMSEVFLYQFTQSRRTFYFTTGRRPKFVLRDIINLGFDPSNIIFVDVYSEYYFNSCGELSENVGNEYIDSKIIEFTEYNLRNIANDSDGEEVNLVIDSFSFFMNLHINPGLIRQLTNVIYEVTKEMQCLTYLYGHKGTTPERIDNEVFATVDVIFESSLETGSDKLVSKLAIPKIRGMVPSADIIKFKIGEGVQIDTSRDIA, via the coding sequence ATGTTAACAAGCAAATCCTATGCAGCAAACTCCGTTATGCAGGAAGGCCCAGCCGGGGAACAGGAAGATGTCCTACTTTACGACAGCCTTAAGAAACAGGCTTCGAGTGTGACATACCTGGACGAGCCTGTGCTGCTTTCTACAGGTATATCCGTCCTTGACAGGAATCTTGGAGGTGGACTGCCGGCGGGCTCAGTATCCTATTTTTCGGCCGACCCGCGTTCCATGTCTGAGGTGTTCCTCTACCAGTTCACTCAATCCCGCAGGACCTTCTATTTTACCACCGGTCGCAGGCCCAAGTTCGTCCTCAGGGACATCATCAATCTTGGCTTTGACCCTTCCAACATCATCTTTGTGGACGTGTACAGTGAATACTACTTCAACTCATGCGGCGAACTGTCCGAGAACGTAGGCAACGAGTACATCGACTCCAAGATCATCGAGTTCACTGAATACAACCTGCGCAACATAGCCAATGACTCGGACGGTGAAGAAGTGAACCTCGTGATCGATTCATTCTCTTTCTTTATGAACCTTCACATCAATCCGGGCCTCATCCGCCAGCTGACCAACGTTATCTATGAGGTTACAAAGGAGATGCAATGCCTTACATACCTTTACGGTCACAAGGGCACTACCCCTGAAAGGATAGACAATGAGGTCTTTGCCACGGTCGACGTGATATTCGAGTCCAGCCTTGAGACAGGGTCCGATAAACTGGTCAGCAAGCTCGCCATACCCAAGATAAGAGGAATGGTGCCAAGTGCAGATATCATCAAGTTCAAGATCGGCGAAGGAGTGCAGATCGATACCTCCAGGGACATCGCCTGA
- a CDS encoding DEAD/DEAH box helicase: MTLWILIIAERAKITVLPIRDKKKKPLFVGELVMQTTATGPRPHKFKVILNNKEEFHPPSELTELLRTADRIMIGRDGDPQQTATVISMLQGFQLSADVVDVCRFCLLKNMFNFLNRRSVRYHREKICLDCARDELTRVLSSSQVTYGEEVCDRLEEVLLGTRDLDRTLLMLNPEELDHELTRFDAIAASTEVSTSRIKELPIHRKFRELLLQKSDVLLPVQSISVKNGLLKGQSQLVTSVTATGKTLIGELAGIENILRKKGKLLYLVPLVALANQKYDQFTERYSGLGIQTSIRVGSARIKVSKTDSMRRSLDSDIIVGTYEGIDYILRTGAADMLGYIGTVVVDEVHTIEDQERGHRLDGVIARLKYSAPDAQFIYLSATVAKPEIMAKHLNAKLIEYEYRPVPIERHLVLCPEHSKIKIMTKLARDEYGKVSSKGHRGQTIIFTNSRRNCHRISEALSIPSAPYHAGLTSQERKKVEVSFAKGRLPVVVTTAALAAGVDFPASQVMFESLAMGIEWLNMQEFLQMLGRAGRPDYHDRGEVVLLASPGKRYTGDQGDTEDTVALKLLKGEMLHTRVDYGEEEKLEEILATAAVTSSEKDLRRIHGNMLADYNVDVLLRRLEKQKFLQRNKGSVELTRFGKIAAGHFLSVSRAFLIRDAVLLDQGPLNIVTNLEFFDGVYFKYASRISATLNVNLPSRVFQGASLDILFEGENMGKLDIALREQLFDFASEFLTCTCKDSPYCGCAERKFSEKIITIRTEGYDPAGIVRKIENLYGVTAYPGDVLGYLDSAVRNLDAVEMIAKAYSKKEIALEAHRLKKEIEG; the protein is encoded by the coding sequence ATGACTCTCTGGATTTTAATAATAGCCGAAAGGGCAAAGATAACTGTGCTGCCGATTCGGGATAAAAAGAAAAAGCCTCTTTTTGTGGGTGAACTGGTCATGCAGACCACTGCCACAGGACCCAGGCCTCATAAGTTCAAGGTGATTCTCAATAACAAGGAAGAGTTCCATCCACCTTCTGAGCTGACAGAGTTGTTGAGGACAGCCGATCGCATCATGATAGGAAGGGACGGGGACCCTCAGCAGACGGCCACCGTCATCTCAATGTTACAGGGCTTCCAGCTAAGCGCCGATGTTGTGGATGTATGCAGGTTCTGTCTTCTGAAAAACATGTTCAATTTCCTCAACCGAAGGTCAGTGCGCTACCATCGGGAGAAGATATGCCTGGACTGCGCAAGAGATGAACTTACCAGAGTGCTTTCAAGCTCCCAGGTGACATATGGGGAGGAAGTTTGCGACAGGCTGGAAGAAGTGCTGCTTGGCACAAGGGACCTTGACAGGACATTGCTGATGCTTAATCCCGAGGAGCTTGATCACGAGCTCACACGTTTTGATGCAATAGCGGCGAGCACTGAAGTCTCGACTTCCAGGATTAAGGAACTGCCCATACACAGGAAGTTTAGGGAGCTTCTGCTACAGAAGTCTGATGTATTGCTGCCGGTGCAGTCCATCTCGGTGAAGAATGGCCTGCTCAAGGGACAGAGCCAGCTGGTGACCTCGGTGACGGCAACAGGCAAAACGCTCATCGGAGAGCTTGCCGGTATCGAGAACATACTGCGCAAAAAGGGAAAGCTGCTCTATCTTGTGCCTCTGGTTGCTCTGGCGAACCAGAAGTACGACCAGTTCACGGAGCGCTACTCCGGTCTTGGGATACAGACATCCATCAGGGTGGGAAGCGCACGCATCAAGGTGTCCAAGACGGACTCAATGCGCAGGTCCCTTGACTCTGACATCATTGTGGGCACCTACGAGGGCATTGACTATATTCTCAGGACCGGCGCCGCCGATATGCTGGGCTATATCGGTACTGTTGTGGTGGACGAAGTGCACACCATCGAGGACCAGGAACGCGGCCACAGGCTTGACGGGGTGATCGCGAGGCTCAAGTACAGCGCCCCGGACGCGCAGTTCATCTACCTGTCAGCCACCGTGGCAAAGCCTGAGATAATGGCAAAACATCTCAATGCAAAGCTTATCGAATACGAGTACAGGCCGGTTCCCATTGAAAGGCACCTGGTGCTCTGCCCGGAGCATTCGAAGATAAAGATAATGACCAAGCTTGCCAGGGACGAATATGGCAAAGTGTCATCCAAGGGGCACAGGGGGCAGACCATCATCTTCACGAACTCAAGGCGTAACTGTCACCGTATCTCCGAGGCCCTTTCGATCCCCTCAGCTCCGTACCACGCAGGCCTGACCAGCCAGGAGCGCAAGAAAGTGGAAGTGAGCTTTGCAAAGGGCAGGCTCCCGGTTGTAGTGACCACTGCAGCTCTTGCTGCAGGTGTCGATTTTCCGGCCTCGCAGGTAATGTTCGAATCCCTTGCAATGGGTATCGAATGGCTGAACATGCAGGAGTTCCTGCAGATGCTGGGGCGTGCAGGCAGGCCTGACTACCACGACAGGGGCGAGGTGGTGCTGCTTGCAAGCCCTGGCAAGAGATACACCGGCGATCAGGGTGACACAGAGGATACCGTGGCCCTGAAGCTGCTCAAGGGTGAGATGCTGCACACTAGGGTGGATTACGGGGAAGAGGAGAAGCTCGAGGAGATATTAGCGACAGCAGCAGTCACCTCCTCGGAAAAGGACCTGCGCAGGATCCATGGGAACATGCTTGCTGACTACAATGTGGACGTGCTTCTTCGCAGGCTTGAAAAGCAGAAATTCCTGCAAAGGAACAAAGGCAGTGTCGAGCTCACGAGGTTTGGCAAGATTGCCGCAGGCCATTTCCTTTCCGTTTCCAGGGCATTCCTGATCAGGGATGCGGTATTGCTTGACCAGGGCCCACTGAACATTGTAACCAACCTTGAGTTCTTCGATGGGGTATATTTCAAGTACGCTTCCAGGATATCAGCCACCCTTAACGTCAACCTTCCTTCAAGGGTCTTTCAGGGAGCGTCCCTGGATATCCTCTTTGAGGGGGAGAACATGGGCAAGCTTGATATTGCATTGAGGGAGCAGCTATTCGATTTCGCCTCTGAGTTCCTCACATGCACCTGCAAGGATTCCCCATACTGCGGCTGTGCGGAGCGCAAGTTCTCGGAGAAGATCATCACGATAAGGACTGAAGGCTATGACCCTGCAGGCATTGTCCGGAAAATAGAGAACCTGTACGGCGTAACGGCCTATCCGGGTGACGTGCTGGGATATCTTGACAGCGCCGTGCGTAATCTTGATGCGGTTGAGATGATAGCCAAGGCATACTCCAAAAAGGAGATCGCATTGGAGGCCCATCGCCTGAAAAAGGAAATTGAGGGTTGA
- a CDS encoding DUF3467 domain-containing protein: protein MSEKSEEIKAKRKVRIEMFKPADFKQVYSIGAVGGHSPYDFRIGFYNDTPLPTDKSSDEQVVQRRLETEVILSPLAAAELARWLNQHIQDYEAVFGPIRRPHEHVKKKSDAETQATTEIQGYM from the coding sequence ATGAGTGAAAAATCAGAAGAGATAAAGGCAAAAAGAAAGGTAAGGATAGAGATGTTCAAGCCTGCTGACTTCAAACAGGTTTACTCTATAGGAGCTGTGGGGGGGCACAGCCCGTATGATTTCAGGATAGGCTTCTATAACGACACTCCTCTGCCGACTGACAAGTCCTCGGATGAGCAGGTAGTTCAGAGAAGACTTGAAACGGAGGTCATCCTTTCCCCGCTGGCCGCCGCGGAACTTGCCAGGTGGCTCAACCAGCATATCCAGGATTACGAGGCAGTGTTCGGCCCCATAAGAAGGCCGCATGAGCATGTTAAAAAGAAAAGTGATGCTGAAACTCAGGCTACCACTGAGATACAGGGTTATATGTAA
- a CDS encoding LSM domain-containing protein encodes MFPNKKVQKLIGSKVQVEMKGDLHLLEGTLSSADDYMNLHLVDTVEIANGERLRSLGSVVLRGNNIILVIPVEG; translated from the coding sequence TTGTTCCCGAATAAGAAAGTCCAGAAATTGATTGGATCAAAAGTCCAGGTTGAGATGAAAGGTGACCTTCACCTGCTTGAAGGAACCCTTAGCAGTGCAGATGATTACATGAACCTCCATCTTGTCGATACCGTTGAGATAGCAAACGGCGAGCGTTTGAGGTCCCTTGGTTCCGTCGTCCTTCGTGGAAACAATATCATTCTTGTCATTCCAGTGGAAGGTTAA
- a CDS encoding helix-turn-helix transcriptional regulator, whose protein sequence is MSIEETALDVIRAQQEGVFQNQLWKMLDIDSRKCSRVISKLLEDGLIIREQAVSNGARTYLLKVKEEKKPSFELLMAGEVFSPCAGCRDACQPESCEKLTFWVMNLEKDQEQGEIY, encoded by the coding sequence ATGAGTATTGAAGAAACAGCTCTCGATGTCATTCGCGCTCAGCAGGAAGGTGTCTTCCAGAATCAGCTGTGGAAGATGCTGGATATAGATAGCCGTAAGTGCTCCAGGGTTATTTCCAAGCTGCTGGAGGACGGGCTCATTATCCGTGAGCAGGCCGTGTCCAACGGTGCCAGGACCTACCTGCTGAAAGTGAAAGAAGAGAAGAAGCCGTCCTTTGAGTTACTCATGGCCGGGGAGGTATTCTCCCCCTGCGCAGGCTGCAGGGATGCATGCCAGCCTGAAAGCTGTGAAAAGCTCACATTCTGGGTAATGAATCTTGAAAAAGATCAGGAACAGGGTGAAATATACTGA
- a CDS encoding helix-turn-helix transcriptional regulator, producing the protein MKTELISTVFLSEKRKNTLLMLMEQPATIDDIKESLTGTTSAIMAQMKILLEQGLIEQTSDEYRLTYIGKIILRKIKPLMEALSVLEENKEYWESRDMSAIPDPLLDRIGDLGQIMVYQPDLNHLFEPPKQLCLSLKQSTKVSTFYSYFCPSCPMNYSELAKKEINFDLILTRSVYNRLKEEYTEQYDAMINSSSSNIFICEDSSIRLGALSITDDLLLIAFFNKQGIFDHKKVISFEESARQWGMDLFGKYRQMAEKVK; encoded by the coding sequence ATGAAAACAGAACTGATAAGTACAGTGTTCCTATCGGAAAAAAGAAAGAACACTCTCCTTATGTTAATGGAGCAGCCTGCTACCATAGATGATATAAAGGAATCCCTTACAGGCACCACCAGTGCTATTATGGCGCAGATGAAGATCCTTCTTGAGCAGGGCCTCATTGAACAGACCTCTGACGAATACAGACTGACCTATATAGGGAAGATAATCCTAAGGAAGATAAAGCCCCTGATGGAAGCACTCAGCGTGCTTGAGGAAAACAAGGAGTACTGGGAAAGCAGGGACATGAGTGCTATCCCCGATCCTCTTCTGGACAGGATCGGTGACCTGGGGCAGATAATGGTATACCAGCCGGATCTCAATCATCTTTTCGAGCCTCCTAAACAGCTATGTCTCAGTCTCAAACAATCAACTAAGGTATCGACATTCTATTCATATTTCTGCCCCAGTTGTCCCATGAATTACTCGGAACTTGCCAAAAAAGAAATAAACTTTGATCTTATATTGACCAGGTCTGTATACAATCGTCTAAAGGAAGAATATACAGAGCAATATGATGCAATGATCAATTCTTCAAGTTCAAATATATTCATATGTGAGGACAGTAGCATTCGTCTGGGTGCTCTCTCGATAACAGATGATCTTCTGTTGATAGCGTTCTTTAATAAGCAGGGTATATTCGACCACAAAAAAGTGATTAGCTTTGAGGAGAGTGCACGTCAGTGGGGAATGGACCTCTTCGGCAAGTACAGACAGATGGCTGAAAAGGTTAAGTGA